One Candidatus Dependentiae bacterium genomic window, TATTCCCAAATCATGAAAATAATAATATTAGGTACCCGTGGTGAAATAAAAGCATCCGCACCATATCACTCAAAAAGATCTGGTGTGCTTATTGACAATAAGATTTTAATTGACTGTGGAGACAAACGCTTTTTGCAGTATAACCCCACATATATCTTGATTACTCATTTGCATCCGGATCATGCATACTTTGTCAGAAAACATGAGGTGCCGGACACTCATGCATCTATATATGCTCCAGAAAAGTATGATCAAGCTGATATACAAGTTACCAATAAAAAATTCAAAATTGGTACCTATACCATTACACCTATTCCCACTATTCACAGTATATATGTAAAATCTAATGCATATATTATTGAGCATAATGGCAAGCGTATACTTTACACCGGTGATATGATTTGGATAGAAAAAAAATACCAAAAAAAAATAGGCAAGCTTGATTTAGTTATTACAGAAGCAAGTTTTATGCGCAAGGGTGGTATGGTCAGGCGACAAAAAGATACAGGTAAAATTTATGGCCATACCGGCGTACCTAATTTAATCAATCTTTTTAAAAAACATACTGATACTATATTGTTTATGCATTTTGGTACCTGGTTCTACAAAGATATCAAAAAAGCTAGACAAGAATTCCATAAACTCGCGCAAGAAAACAATATACACATTATAGTTGGTTATGATGGATTAGAAGTCAAAGTATGAATACAAACAAAAAATTATACATATATAGCATATTGATTATGAGCAGCTTCATGGCACTGCATCCAGAAAATAACCGTTCCCTAATGGCTCCACATGTAACAACTAATATATCAGAAAAAAATATGATGCATGGTATGTATGGCAGATATCCAATGACACGTGAAGCTTCAGGCACCAGTTGGGTGCCCGATTCAAGCCCACCAGAAGGGATCCATCTCATGCGTAGCCATCATTGGAATCTTATGATAAGTGGATTCTCATATCTTGTTGCTGATGCACAAGGAGGCAAGCGTGGTGGCAAAAAATTATTTGATGAAAATATGCTCATGATCATGGCCCAGAAAAATTTTGATTCAGGAATCATAGGTTTTCGCACTATGTTTTCTGCTGAACCATTTACTGTTGGAAAATGTGGCTATCCCTTGCTCCTACAAACAGGTGAAACATGCGATGGTAAAACCCCTTTGGTCGATAGACAACACCCACATGATCTGATTGATGAGCTTGCTCTAGTTTTTACCTATGCACCTTCAGACAACATGTCATGCTTTTTATATACTGCACTTCCAGGTGAACCAGCGTTAGGGCCACCTACGTACTTTATGCGATTTTCCAGTGAATATATACCAGAAACACCACTTGGCCACCATTGGATGGATTCTACGCACATTACTTTTGGCGTGTTAACGGCAGGTTTTGTATATAAAAATTTCAAACTAGAAGCATCATCATTCAAGGGCCGAGAACCCGATGAGCATCGCTATGATATTGAAAAACCAAAACTTGATTCCTATTCTTTTCGAATATCATTTAATCCAACTGATAATATTGCACTCCAACTCAGTTATGGATTTTTAAAAAGCCCTGAACAACTCCATCCTGATACAAATACAAAACGTGTTACTTTAAGCGCGATATATAACAAACATTTTGATAAGAACAGCAATGTACAGGCTACTGCTGTTTTGGGAATTAATAAAAATATACCAGGTAATACACTTCCTGCATTTCTTATTGAAGCTACCACAGAGCTACGCACCAAGCATATTATATTCTCAAGATTTGAAATACTCAGAAATGATGATTTATTTGATGAACCAAGCCCATTAGCAGGAGAAATATTCACGATAGAAAAATTAACATTAGGATACATATATGAATTCATACCGATCCCACACCTAAAGTGGGGCATCGGTGGACTTATTGATTTTCCCATAGTTCCACATAGAATAAAAAGGTTCTATGGTAATACTATATCAGGTATGGCATGTTTCCAGATGAGATTAATATAAATAAGAGATACAAGTTTTAATATTAGTAGGAATAAACCATGAGATATATAAATTTATTCATAATGGCAGTATTATCATTTATTTCGATGTATATACTCATGTACATCATGGTTGATCGATTTACTCATGTATATCCAAATTTGAATCAATTTTACATGGCCGGCATTATGACTATGCCAATGATACTAATAGAGTTATTTATGATGAAATCAATGTATACCAATAAAAAATTTAACACTGTAATTAGCATTGGCAGTATAGCAATACTTATCACATTAATATTTTTTATTAGAAAACAAACAGCTATCGATGATAAAGAATTTCTCAAATCGATGATTCCACACCATGCTGCAGCAATATTGATGTGTGAGCAATCCCACATACAGGATCCTGAAATTAAAGATCTATGCAAAAATATTATGATTACTCAACAAGCTGAAATTGATTTTATGAAATCAAAATTGATAAGTCTAAAAAATTAATATTTTGCCCCAAGTTATGAATAGTTTTATTGACTTTACACAACAATCTTTTGTACCATACATGCAAAACTAATAAGGAGAAACTATGTTATTAAATTGGACACTTATATTTTTGATACTAGCAATCATAGCTGGCGCATTAGGATTCACTGGTATTGCACGAGAAAGCGCACAAATTGCAAAAATTTTATTCTTTGTTTTTATAATAATTTATCTTGCATTTTTATTCTTTGGCGTCCCGGGCAATAGACCCTAAGATATGTATGTATTAATATTTTTTTCGTGCGCTAAAAGCCATTTTTTCTGCTTGACCCCACCCGCATAACCTCCCAAACCACCATCTGCATTGATTACACGATGGCATGCAATAGCAATACAAAACATATTAGCACCATTTGCTTGTGCAACAGCACGATAGGCCGTTGGTCTACCTATACTAGATGCTACATGCGCATATGATTTTGTTTGCCCATAAGGTATCTTTTGTAGTTCTTGCCAAACCATCTGTTGGAAATGCGATCCCCATACAAATAATGGTGTAGTAAACTGCTGCACATTTCCGGCGAAATACCCTTGCAATTCATGCTCAATAGAAGCAATGGGATTTGTACGCCCTACAATAATCTCAGATGATATTCTAGATCGTACTAAATTAACTTTTTGCTCAAGCCTTTTACTGTCTGCAAATTCCAACATGTATAAAACATCATCATTTGCAATAGCAACCATATTGCCTATAGGTGTTTCTAAATACGATAATTTGAGTATATTCATACATAATTTCTGCGATAATCAGATACTGTTAGCTTTGTTTAATTCTATTCTTCCCATGGAAACACTATCCAATCACTCGTCTCTTGGACATAATAATTTGGCTCCATACATGATTTCTTTTTATAGAATAATGCTGCACTCTTAATAATAGCCTGTGGCAAATACTCATTAAGTAATCCCAAAACATGCTTAATAGTATCACCCGTATCTACAATATCATCTATGACTAATATTTTTTTGAAACCTTTATAATCGTCTATATGTATCGACGTAAGTAATTTGAGTTCTTTTTGTTTATCCATACCTTCATACGATGCAATAGATATCATTCTTATATTACGATTATTAAACATGTGCTCCCCCGCAAGCAAGCCTAGTGGGACTATACCACCACGTGTTATGCCTACCAATACATCGGGATTAAAGTTGCCTTGTAATACCTGTGTATGCAACTGACTGCACATAGATTTTATTTGTGCTAAATCGACATATGTTTTTGTAATATTAGATGTATGTTCCATACTCATCATAGGAAAAATTGTTAACAATGTTCCTGCTAATACTGCTTTATACATGGGCATCCCTTTGTTGTGTTGATTATTATATTGAAGTTGCATGATAAATCTTATTTATAAACTTAGCAACCTAAAATTACGTTTATTATTCGGTAACCTATGCCATGTATCATGCATTGCCATATAAATATTTAAAACCTACTGCTATGTTCCATGGTTTTTTGAGCAGCAGCTTCATCAAATTGTATGCCTGCTGCTTGCAACGTTTCACAGTCTTTATAGCCGTTTCAAAAAGAAATCAATAGTTTATCTTCATCTTGCTTGCCAATCAATATTTTTTTTGCCGATATTTCAGCCAACATCAATACATGCTCCATGTCCTTTTGCTCCGGAAGCCGTAACGTCAATCAACGCATAGTCCCAAATAAGGTATTGGCATGTACCGTAACACCTAATTTTGGGTAAAAATGTAATGCATCATCTTGATTATGAACAAATAACATTATGTGTAATTTTTGTAATCATGATAACTTTGCAACTATTTTTGTATATTTATTCTGTTTTTAGAATAAAAAGTGAATAAGTACTCATTTTTTATGATAATCAAACTATATTCAGGATGAACTGCTACAAAATCAACCCTTGACAAACAGCTTTCGATGTATAATTATTAATATTATATTGAATATTTATTCAAAAATTAAAGCCTATAAAAAAAGAAGTTATTATGAAAAATAAAAAACCAAAATTTAATACAAGAAAAAATGCCATCCAAGAGTTGATAAAAACGTATGCCATCGAAGACCAAACCGAATTGCTAGAGTTTTTAAAAACAAAATACAATATTGAGACAAATCAAGCTGCTATTTCACGCGATTTACGCAAACTCGGTATTGCCAAGAGGCTACGCGGAGATCGAATGGTCTATGAATTACCAACTATCAATGTAGTCAATGAAATTCTTTATTATGCAGTCAAATCAATACGCCACAATGAGACCCTGATCGTAATAAATACAGTACCTGGTACAGCTGCATTTGTGGGAGATTTTCTAGATGCACAGCATAATCTTCCCATTTTAGGAACATTAGCAGGGGAAAATGTCGTACTTGTTATCCCACAAAGCACTAAGCACATAGAATCTTTGGAACAACAACTTACTCAATTTATAAAATTAAAGGAATGATATGTCATATTTGTTTCTCTTGATATATAGCTTAATCGCAGCGTGTATAAGCTACGTATTGTGCCAGTATATAAATGTAAAATTACCTTTTTCATATCTGATTATTGCAATAGCCACAGGATTAACAACAAGTACTATATTATTTTTTACTATGCATCATACCAATCTGCAGCATGAGAATGTTTTATCAGTTGGTACAAGTGCTGACTTTCCTCCTTTCACTTATATTGAAGATAATACAATAGTTGGATTTGACATTGATCTAATAGAAGAAATAGGGAAACGATTAGACAAAAAAATTGAAATAAAAAATATGCCATTCATCACTCTATTGCCCAATTTACAACTAGGAACACTACAGGTTGTTGCAGCTGGATTAACTGCAACACCAGAACGTGCTCATCAGGTGCTTTTTACTGAGCCCTACCTTGAAGACAATCATTTAGTTATTATTAGTTTAAAAGAAAATTCTGCAAAAACTGTAGAGGATCTTCATAACAATCTGGTCATTGTTAATGAAGGTTATACGGCAGATATATATCTATCACAAACTACTGGCCCAATAATAATACGATTGAAAACTCCTGCAGAGGCGTTCCTTGCATTAAAAAGTGGTCGAGCTTTTGCATATGTGACAGCTGAGAATACAGTAAAGCCTTTCTTTGATCAACATGGATCACATGATTTTTATGTTACTCCTATTACTCACACGCAGGAAAACACTTCTCTTGCAATAGCCCCTCAATATCCTGAGTTACTCACACAAATACAACATGCTTTGAATGAAATGAAAAAAGATGGGTTTATAGAAATGCTCAAAACTAAATGGGGATTATAATGATTAATATCATAGTACTCAAACATACTTTGTTTAATTTATTGTATGGCGCCACTATTTCAATACAGATAACTCTTTTTGCTCTGATTATTGGCATCATGGGAGGAACACTCCTTGCATTACTCCTTTCCTATGGCAATACCTTCATACGAACTCTTGGTCATATATATATAACTATTGTCAGAGGTACGCCTATGCTCGTACAAATTATCGCATTATTTTATGTATTACCGTCCATGGGCATTATGCTATCAGCATTTTGGTCTGCAACTATTACTATTGGATGCAATAGTATTGCTTATGTAAGTCAGATTATGCGTACCGGCATACAAGCAGTAGGACATGGACAACTCGAAGCTGCACAAACATTAGGATTTTCTACTTATCAAATAATTAGGTATATTGTTTTACCACAGGCATTTCGTACCATTTTCCCTGCACTTGGCAATGAATGTATAACACTGATTAAAGATTCAAGCCTTGCCTCTGTAATTGGCGTAGCTGAACTTACTCACCAAGGTTCTATCATTATGAGCAAGACCTATGATGCATTAACTACCTATGCCGGTGTTGGGCTTATTTATTTATGTATAACATCTATTATTTCATTATTCTTACATATTATGGAGCAACGACTACACTATGCTAAATATTAAAGATCTCACTAAAAAAATTCATGACAAAAATATACTTAACCATTTATCACTCTCTATCAATTCTGGAGAAATTGCTGTCCTTTTAGGATCATCAGGTGTCGGCAAGTCTACATTATTACGCATATTAAACAATTTAGAAACTATTGATACAGGTACTATAGAGTTAGATGGTAAAGTACTTGATTTGAATACGGTAAATCAAAATCATACTATTGGCATGGTATTTCAACATTTTAATTTATTTGAACATCTGACGGTGGAACAAAACATAGCACTTGCCCTTGAACACGTAGCACATAAGAATAAACAGGAAGCACATACTATAGCGCTAGAGCTACTACATACATACAACTTAGCAGATAAAGCACAGCATATGGTATCACAGCTATCTGGAGGTCAGAAACAAAGGCTTGCTCTTGCTCGTACACTTGCTCTCAAGCCACGAATCATATGCTTGGATGAACCAACTTCTGCTTTAGATCCTTTATTGACAACTAATGTTGCTACAACTATTCAAGAATTAGCACAACAAGGGTATTTGGTGCTTGTTGCAACTCACGATATACATTTATTAGAGAAGCTTTCCTGCACCATTCATCTCATGCATAATGGTAGTATTATTGAATCTGCAAATTCTCAGGAGTTTTTTGCAGAAAAAAATAAATATCCACATATTGCAGCATTTGTTACCGGCGCATAATGATAGGAATATCAGAAAACAATTGCACCATACGTCCATACGATAGTTGTTTTTGCATCAAATCGCTTTGTGTGGTTAAAGTTGCAACCAACACCACAAATAAAGGGCTTATCAAAAAACGCTTTGAACCACCCGTGTGATATTGATATATAACCACCATTACGCACAAAGGGATCTGTTTTTATTTTGCCAAGCGTAGGTACAATAGCTGCTTGATTAGTAAAAATAGTAGCATTATATCCGCCTTCAACAAGCGTACGCCGCTTACGGTATTGTATTGTCAATAATACATCACTCACGTTGCCTGGCTGAATTGTTGAGCCTTCAGGTAGAATAGGAAACCAATCACGATTAAAACCATGTATAAGGCGATACTGCACTATACAAGACAATGATGTTTTTATTTCATCAATAAAACTATATGATCCTTCAAACCCAAAGCCAAGATTATATACCCGCGTACCCAAGAGTGGGCCAAGCCGATCACATCGAGTAATTTTACGCGTAGTCGGTAATCCAACCAATCCATATCCAACTACTTGGCAATGCTTACCAAAGAAAAATCTATAGCCTCCTGAACCAACTATATCATCAAATCCCGAACGCGAGGCATTAAAGGTATCAGTGCCTTTGTATTGTGCCTGATCTGTCTCAATACCCGTAGTTACTTCAAGCCACCAATATTTGGACGGTACATACCGCATGTTTAATAAAGATCCTCCTGCACGGCGTGTCTCACATGTATCAAGCATGGTCCGCTCTTCAGTAATATGACTTGCACGAGAAAAATAGATGGGTACAAGAGAAAATATAGTACGTGGTTTTTTTAAGTGCTCAAGTACCTGAGGAGCACTAAACGTTCTGCGTACTCGTAGGTTGTATACAAGAGTCACTGCATATAGTGGCTGGACACAAAACAACAATACAACGAAAAGATAACGCGTCATTACATCTCTTTTTTTATATACCTTAGAAATTGTAACCAAGTCCTATACCAAAAATCGCCCCACTTAGATTGGCCTTTGCTAATTGCAGGCCTGGCACACACCCACAATCATTACTTCCCACTTTTACAAAACTATAATCAATAAAAAAATCTAATAAGAAGTTACATGGTAAATAATAATATGCACCAGCTTTTGCTATACCACCAATTCCCCACTGCGATTGCTCAAATATAACAAAATCAGAACAATTTTTTGTACGAACATTCACTGCCTCAACACCTAGACCAACATAAAGATCAGTGTGATTAAATACCGGTTCAACGTACTTCAATCCAAGTGCTACAGGAATCATTTTTATTTTTGTACGATTACAAAGGCCAAGAGAGTGTCCCTCTTTCTGCAAATAATCCACACTTGCAAACAGACACAAATTTTTATTTTCACACAATTGTACGGTAAGCTCTGGACCATACAACGCACTCCCTTTACCATAGATTTTTTTAAACATAGAATCAGTTGATAAAAAATAAGCCCCTTTAAACTCTAAAATAATGTTTCTCCCGACAAGCGGTAATACAAAAAATAATGAAACCAAGCAAATTGTTTTTAATGACATCATGTTTTTACTTTCCTAATTTTTTAACAATTTTGGGTGACCGTTATAGCAATCGGATCTGAAGTTGTACCAGCTGCATTAATGCCTACTAAGTAGTAGGTATATATTACATTGGGCAATCTATTATGATCCAAAAATTGTAATGGTCTATTAGCCGGAATGATAGCAACTAGGTCAGTTAATTCTGCATCACGATAAATAGAATAACTAACTGGCAAGGATGTCCCTGTTGTGCTCCAGGTTAGCCTGTTTATCAAATCACGTTGCGTCAGAAATATATTTTGAGTTCTGCATCCTTGTGCAGTAATTTCAAATGTTGGTAATGCAATGACTGATACACTGTTAGATGAGTAATTAGAAACATACGCAAATTCACCGGTTGACGATATAGCAATATTAGCAGGAGAATTTCCTACCGGTATTACTGGCGGAATTACCATATTAGTAGCAATATCTATAATATTTACCGTACCCTGGCCAGCGGTCAAACCGGTAAAATTATCATAATCTGAATACAATGTATTATAATTGGTAGCATACGCAAAGCGTCCATCCGGTGATATAGCAATACCTGCAGGCATGATAGCAAGATCAATAGTTGCAATAATAGTATTAGTATTAGTATCAATTACACTCACCGTGGTACCTATTGGCTCAAAATTATTACTGCCAAAATTAGTTACATATGCATACTTACCATCTGGTGTTATTGCTATGGCGAATGGTCCTGAAAATCCATGTATCGTGTCAATTACGGTATTGTCGCTTGTACGAATTACATTCGTAACACCCGTACCGGGATTACCATCTACATAGCAAACTACATATACATATTCACCATCTGGTGTTATTGCCAATGCAGCCGGTGCTTGACTGACAGTAATGCTAAAATCAATAGTATTCGTATTTAAGTCTACCACATCAACCGTTGTCCCATTACCACTCATAACTCCTTCTGGCCCCCCATAATTATTAACATATGCTGTTTGACCATCTGGGGTTATAACCATGCCT contains:
- a CDS encoding methylated-DNA--[protein]-cysteine S-methyltransferase, with the translated sequence MNILKLSYLETPIGNMVAIANDDVLYMLEFADSKRLEQKVNLVRSRISSEIIVGRTNPIASIEHELQGYFAGNVQQFTTPLFVWGSHFQQMVWQELQKIPYGQTKSYAHVASSIGRPTAYRAVAQANGANMFCIAIACHRVINADGGLGGYAGGVKQKKWLLAHEKNINTYIS
- a CDS encoding outer membrane beta-barrel protein, whose amino-acid sequence is MMSLKTICLVSLFFVLPLVGRNIILEFKGAYFLSTDSMFKKIYGKGSALYGPELTVQLCENKNLCLFASVDYLQKEGHSLGLCNRTKIKMIPVALGLKYVEPVFNHTDLYVGLGVEAVNVRTKNCSDFVIFEQSQWGIGGIAKAGAYYYLPCNFLLDFFIDYSFVKVGSNDCGCVPGLQLAKANLSGAIFGIGLGYNF
- a CDS encoding MBL fold metallo-hydrolase; this encodes MKIIILGTRGEIKASAPYHSKRSGVLIDNKILIDCGDKRFLQYNPTYILITHLHPDHAYFVRKHEVPDTHASIYAPEKYDQADIQVTNKKFKIGTYTITPIPTIHSIYVKSNAYIIEHNGKRILYTGDMIWIEKKYQKKIGKLDLVITEASFMRKGGMVRRQKDTGKIYGHTGVPNLINLFKKHTDTILFMHFGTWFYKDIKKARQEFHKLAQENNIHIIVGYDGLEVKV
- a CDS encoding ATP-binding cassette domain-containing protein, giving the protein MLNIKDLTKKIHDKNILNHLSLSINSGEIAVLLGSSGVGKSTLLRILNNLETIDTGTIELDGKVLDLNTVNQNHTIGMVFQHFNLFEHLTVEQNIALALEHVAHKNKQEAHTIALELLHTYNLADKAQHMVSQLSGGQKQRLALARTLALKPRIICLDEPTSALDPLLTTNVATTIQELAQQGYLVLVATHDIHLLEKLSCTIHLMHNGSIIESANSQEFFAEKNKYPHIAAFVTGA
- a CDS encoding DUF305 domain-containing protein; its protein translation is MRYINLFIMAVLSFISMYILMYIMVDRFTHVYPNLNQFYMAGIMTMPMILIELFMMKSMYTNKKFNTVISIGSIAILITLIFFIRKQTAIDDKEFLKSMIPHHAAAILMCEQSHIQDPEIKDLCKNIMITQQAEIDFMKSKLISLKN
- a CDS encoding transporter substrate-binding domain-containing protein; its protein translation is MSYLFLLIYSLIAACISYVLCQYINVKLPFSYLIIAIATGLTTSTILFFTMHHTNLQHENVLSVGTSADFPPFTYIEDNTIVGFDIDLIEEIGKRLDKKIEIKNMPFITLLPNLQLGTLQVVAAGLTATPERAHQVLFTEPYLEDNHLVIISLKENSAKTVEDLHNNLVIVNEGYTADIYLSQTTGPIIIRLKTPAEAFLALKSGRAFAYVTAENTVKPFFDQHGSHDFYVTPITHTQENTSLAIAPQYPELLTQIQHALNEMKKDGFIEMLKTKWGL
- a CDS encoding YncE family protein, with translation MIHNIKSFYFFIFLWLYVPLQIYAAPVNSVIATIPTGVTPAGIALTPDNLFAYVANNNNYSVIDGDTVSVLNLTNNMLECTITSTTFNEPYTITINTAGTIAYVTNSNQTGISIIDIETKTVVGLIDGFDGPSGMVITPDGQTAYVNNYGGPEGVMSGNGTTVDVVDLNTNTIDFSITVSQAPAALAITPDGEYVYVVCYVDGNPGTGVTNVIRTSDNTVIDTIHGFSGPFAIAITPDGKYAYVTNFGSNNFEPIGTTVSVIDTNTNTIIATIDLAIMPAGIAISPDGRFAYATNYNTLYSDYDNFTGLTAGQGTVNIIDIATNMVIPPVIPVGNSPANIAISSTGEFAYVSNYSSNSVSVIALPTFEITAQGCRTQNIFLTQRDLINRLTWSTTGTSLPVSYSIYRDAELTDLVAIIPANRPLQFLDHNRLPNVIYTYYLVGINAAGTTSDPIAITVTQNC
- a CDS encoding DUF1328 domain-containing protein, whose protein sequence is MLLNWTLIFLILAIIAGALGFTGIARESAQIAKILFFVFIIIYLAFLFFGVPGNRP
- a CDS encoding phosphoribosyltransferase family protein is translated as MYKAVLAGTLLTIFPMMSMEHTSNITKTYVDLAQIKSMCSQLHTQVLQGNFNPDVLVGITRGGIVPLGLLAGEHMFNNRNIRMISIASYEGMDKQKELKLLTSIHIDDYKGFKKILVIDDIVDTGDTIKHVLGLLNEYLPQAIIKSAALFYKKKSCMEPNYYVQETSDWIVFPWEE
- a CDS encoding amino acid ABC transporter permease; translated protein: MINIIVLKHTLFNLLYGATISIQITLFALIIGIMGGTLLALLLSYGNTFIRTLGHIYITIVRGTPMLVQIIALFYVLPSMGIMLSAFWSATITIGCNSIAYVSQIMRTGIQAVGHGQLEAAQTLGFSTYQIIRYIVLPQAFRTIFPALGNECITLIKDSSLASVIGVAELTHQGSIIMSKTYDALTTYAGVGLIYLCITSIISLFLHIMEQRLHYAKY